In a single window of the Anomalospiza imberbis isolate Cuckoo-Finch-1a 21T00152 unplaced genomic scaffold, ASM3175350v1 scaffold_247, whole genome shotgun sequence genome:
- the LOC137466525 gene encoding LOW QUALITY PROTEIN: class II histocompatibility antigen, B-L beta chain-like (The sequence of the model RefSeq protein was modified relative to this genomic sequence to represent the inferred CDS: inserted 1 base in 1 codon), producing VALVVLGAPPAAGAELSGERGGAGGGVFQYVGKSECHFMNGTEKVRYLSRFIYNREQYAMFDCDVGHFLGFTPYGETAARYWNSDPDVMEQKRAAADWLCRYNHEYLSPFLTEHEVPPSASISLVPSSSKPGXCSVMDFYPAHTQLRWFQGQQELSVEATDMVPNKDWTYQLLVLLETPPWPRLTCSCQVEHVSLEHPLSWHWEMSPDTARSNMPTGIGDTELGFVFLALRLDFYLLKKLRGVPESS from the exons gtggcactggtggtgctgggagcccccccggctgcgggcgcggagctctcgggagagcgggggggggcgggaggcg gggtgtTCCAGTACGTGGGAAAGTCCGAGTGTCACTTCATGAACGGCACGGAGAAGGTGAGGTACCTGAGCAGGTTCATCTACAATCGGGAGCAGTACGCGATGTTCGACTGCGACGTGGGGCACTTTTTGGGGTTCACCCCCTATggggagacagcagccaggtatTGGAACAGCGACCCAGACGTTATGGAGCAAAAAAGGGCTGCGGCGGACTGGCTGTGCCGGTACAACCACGAGTATCTCAGCCCGTTCCTCACGGAGCACGAAG tgcctcccagcgCATCCATCTCGCTGGTGCCCTCGAGCTCCaagcccg gctgctccgtgatggatttctaccctgcccacacccagctgaggtggttccagggccagcaggagctctctgtggaGGCCACCGACATGGTCCCCAACAAGGACTGGACctaccagctcctggtgctgctggaaacacccccctggcccaggctcacctgcagctgccaggtggagcatgtcagcctggagcaccccctgagctggcactggg AGATGTCGCCGGACACCGCCCGCAGCAATATGCCAACGGGGATTGGGGACACAGAGTTGGGCTTCGTCTTCCTGGCGCTGCGGCTCGACTTC